A single genomic interval of Streptomyces sp. NBC_00663 harbors:
- a CDS encoding LacI family DNA-binding transcriptional regulator yields MTAQPAARVTIKDVAARAGVSKGAVSLAFNHKPGLSEATRDRIFRAARELGWAPNLTARTLAGSRVDVVGLAICRPARLLGLEPFYMEFISGVESVLTEHSCSLLLRLVRNVEEEVGLQETWWRGRQIGGAILVDFRPDDPRVAAAERLGMPVVAVGHPSLTGGLTSVWTDDATAVTEAVRYLAALGHRRIARVGGAAALGHTAARGTAFAEAARVLELAGAWQVTTDYSGEAGARATRSLLTAAAADRPTAIVYDNDIMAVAGLSVAAEMGLRVPDEVSLLAWDDSQLCRLTHPTLSAMSHDVHGFGVEAARTLFGVIMGEGPGSHPVPTPVLTPRGSTAPPR; encoded by the coding sequence ATGACAGCCCAGCCGGCCGCCCGCGTCACCATCAAGGACGTCGCCGCGCGCGCCGGGGTGTCCAAGGGTGCCGTGTCACTCGCCTTCAACCACAAGCCGGGGCTGTCGGAGGCGACCCGGGACCGGATCTTCCGGGCCGCGCGGGAGCTGGGCTGGGCACCGAACCTCACCGCGCGCACCCTCGCCGGGTCACGGGTGGATGTGGTGGGCCTCGCCATCTGCCGGCCGGCGCGGCTGCTGGGGCTGGAGCCTTTCTACATGGAGTTCATCTCCGGGGTGGAGAGCGTGCTGACCGAGCACTCGTGCTCGCTGCTGCTGCGGCTCGTGCGGAACGTGGAGGAAGAGGTCGGGCTACAGGAGACCTGGTGGCGGGGGCGGCAGATCGGCGGAGCGATCCTCGTCGACTTCCGGCCCGACGATCCCCGGGTGGCGGCGGCCGAGCGGCTCGGGATGCCGGTGGTCGCCGTAGGGCATCCCTCGCTCACGGGGGGACTGACGTCCGTGTGGACCGATGACGCGACGGCTGTCACGGAGGCGGTGCGGTATCTCGCGGCGCTCGGGCATCGGCGGATCGCGCGGGTGGGCGGGGCGGCGGCGCTCGGGCACACGGCGGCGCGGGGCACCGCGTTCGCTGAGGCGGCGAGGGTGTTGGAGTTGGCCGGAGCGTGGCAGGTGACCACGGACTACTCCGGGGAGGCCGGGGCTCGGGCGACCCGGTCGCTGCTGACGGCTGCGGCGGCTGATCGGCCCACGGCGATCGTGTACGACAACGACATCATGGCGGTGGCGGGGCTTTCGGTGGCCGCGGAGATGGGGTTGCGGGTGCCGGACGAGGTGTCGTTGCTGGCGTGGGACGACTCCCAGTTGTGTCGGCTGACGCATCCGACCTTGTCCGCGATGAGTCATGACGTGCATGGGTTCGGGGTCGAAGCGGCTCGGACCTTGTTCGGGGTGATCATGGGGGAAGGGCCTGGGTCGCATCCCGTGCCTACTCCGGTGCTGACTCCTCGGGGGTCCACCGCGCCGCCTCGGTGA
- a CDS encoding thiolase family protein encodes MPRTVRDVVFVDGVRTPFGKAGPKGIYHETRADDLVVKAIRELLRRNPGLDPKKIDEVAIAATTQIGDQGLTIGRTAGILAGLPQSVPGYSIDRMCAGALTAVTSVAGSVAFGAYDIAIAGGVEHMGRHPMGEGVDPNPRFVSEKLVDESALFMGMTAENLHDRYPTITKQRADEYAVRSQEKAAKAYANGKIQQDLVPISVRRTTPEAGETGWGLVTADEPMRPGTTIENLTGLKTPFRVHGRVTAGNAAGLNDGATASLIASEDFARENNLPVKMRLVSYSFAGVEPEVMGYGPIPATEKALAQAGLSIDDIGLFEINEAFAVQVLAFLEHYGIADDDARVNQYGGAIAFGHPLASSGVRLMTQLARQFEEQPEVRYGLTTMCVGFGMGATVIWENPHHKDAGGDK; translated from the coding sequence GTGCCTCGTACCGTCAGGGACGTCGTCTTCGTCGACGGCGTCCGCACCCCGTTCGGCAAGGCGGGCCCGAAGGGCATCTACCACGAGACCCGCGCCGACGACCTGGTCGTGAAGGCGATCCGGGAGCTGCTGCGCCGCAACCCGGGTCTGGACCCGAAGAAGATCGACGAGGTCGCCATCGCCGCGACCACGCAGATCGGTGACCAGGGTCTGACCATCGGCCGTACCGCGGGCATCCTCGCCGGTCTGCCGCAGTCCGTTCCCGGCTACTCCATCGACCGCATGTGCGCCGGCGCGCTGACCGCCGTCACCTCGGTCGCCGGTTCGGTCGCCTTCGGGGCGTACGACATCGCCATCGCCGGCGGTGTCGAGCACATGGGCCGCCACCCCATGGGTGAGGGCGTGGACCCGAACCCGCGGTTCGTGAGCGAGAAGCTCGTCGACGAGTCGGCGCTGTTCATGGGCATGACCGCCGAGAACCTGCACGACCGCTACCCGACGATCACCAAGCAGCGCGCCGACGAGTACGCCGTGCGTTCGCAGGAGAAGGCCGCCAAGGCGTACGCCAACGGCAAGATCCAGCAGGACCTGGTGCCGATCTCGGTGCGCCGCACCACCCCGGAGGCCGGTGAGACCGGCTGGGGTCTGGTCACCGCCGACGAGCCGATGCGCCCGGGCACCACCATCGAGAACCTGACCGGTCTGAAGACGCCGTTCCGCGTCCACGGCCGGGTCACCGCCGGTAACGCGGCCGGTCTGAACGACGGCGCCACCGCCTCCCTCATCGCCTCCGAGGACTTCGCCCGGGAGAACAACCTCCCGGTGAAGATGCGCCTCGTCTCCTACTCCTTCGCGGGTGTGGAGCCGGAGGTCATGGGCTACGGCCCGATCCCGGCCACCGAGAAGGCGCTCGCCCAGGCGGGGCTGTCCATCGACGACATCGGCCTGTTCGAGATCAACGAGGCCTTCGCCGTCCAGGTCCTGGCCTTCCTTGAGCACTACGGCATCGCCGACGACGACGCGCGCGTCAACCAGTACGGCGGCGCCATCGCCTTCGGTCACCCGCTGGCCTCCTCGGGCGTGCGTCTGATGACGCAGCTCGCCCGTCAGTTCGAGGAGCAGCCGGAGGTCCGCTACGGCCTGACCACCATGTGCGTCGGCTTCGGCATGGGCGCGACGGTCATCTGGGAGAACCCGCACCACAAGGACGCCGGAGGCGACAAGTGA
- a CDS encoding 3-hydroxyacyl-CoA dehydrogenase NAD-binding domain-containing protein, with the protein MSTTAELLKGAAELFPDEVVTSAHVRHLDLPFGAGRFALITLDNGFDHTKPTTFGPQSLANLDAAIDQVEAEAAAGDIVGVGITGKPFIFAVGADLKGVELLKEHKDALAIGKGGHEVFKRLAGIAVPTFAYYNGAAMGGGVEVGLHCEYRTVSKALPAFSLPEVFLGLVPGWGGCTILPNLIGADKAVSVIIENSLNQNKQLKGQQVFDLGIADALFEGADFLEQSLIWTANVLKGDVKVERPVIDRGEAWDQAVARGRFIADSKVHGAAPAAYRALDIIAAAKNGDLQQGYDAEDVALADLIMGGELRSGIYAFNLVQKRGKRPAGAPDKSLARPVTKVGVVGAGLMASQLALLFLRRLEVPVVLTDIDQERVDKGVGYVHAEIEKLLGKGRINQDKANRLKALVTGVLDKAEGFSDADFIIEAVFEEIGVKQTVFAEVEAVAPAHAILATNTSSLSVTEMASKLKNPERVVGFHFFNPVAILPLLEIVRGEQTDDASLATAFAVAKKLKKTAVLVKDAPAFVVNRILTRFMGEIQNVIDEGTPVEVAEKAVEPLGLPMSPLVLLELVGPAIGLHVSETLNRAFPDRFTVSPNLAAVVKAGKRGFYVYDSGKPELDPEVAALLKQGDVVLTEEQVRDRVLDAVAQEIGLMLDEGVVAEAQDIDLCLITGAGWPFHLGGITPYLDREGVSERVNGKKFLAPGVASVPA; encoded by the coding sequence GTGAGCACCACCGCTGAGCTTCTGAAGGGCGCGGCCGAGCTGTTCCCCGACGAGGTCGTGACGTCCGCGCACGTACGCCACCTCGACCTGCCGTTCGGTGCCGGGCGCTTCGCGCTCATCACCCTCGACAACGGCTTCGACCACACCAAGCCGACCACCTTCGGCCCGCAGTCGCTGGCGAACCTGGACGCCGCCATCGACCAGGTCGAGGCGGAGGCCGCGGCCGGCGACATCGTCGGCGTCGGCATCACCGGCAAGCCGTTCATCTTCGCGGTCGGCGCCGACCTCAAGGGTGTCGAGCTCCTCAAGGAGCACAAGGACGCGCTCGCCATCGGCAAGGGCGGCCACGAGGTCTTCAAGCGCCTCGCCGGTATCGCGGTCCCGACCTTCGCGTACTACAACGGTGCCGCGATGGGCGGTGGCGTCGAGGTCGGTCTGCACTGCGAGTACCGGACCGTTTCGAAGGCGCTCCCGGCGTTCTCGCTCCCCGAGGTCTTCCTGGGCCTGGTCCCGGGCTGGGGCGGCTGCACGATCCTGCCGAACCTGATCGGTGCCGACAAGGCCGTCTCGGTGATCATCGAGAACAGCCTGAACCAGAACAAGCAGCTCAAGGGCCAGCAGGTCTTCGACCTGGGCATCGCCGACGCTCTCTTCGAGGGCGCGGACTTCCTGGAGCAGTCGCTGATCTGGACGGCGAACGTCCTCAAGGGTGACGTCAAGGTCGAGCGTCCGGTCATCGACCGCGGCGAGGCCTGGGACCAGGCCGTCGCGCGCGGCCGGTTCATCGCCGACTCCAAGGTGCACGGTGCGGCCCCGGCCGCCTACCGCGCCCTGGACATCATCGCCGCCGCCAAGAACGGCGACCTCCAGCAGGGCTACGACGCCGAGGATGTCGCCCTCGCCGACCTGATCATGGGTGGCGAACTGCGCTCCGGCATCTACGCCTTCAACCTGGTGCAGAAGCGCGGCAAGCGTCCCGCCGGTGCGCCGGACAAGTCGCTGGCCCGCCCGGTCACCAAGGTCGGTGTCGTCGGCGCCGGTCTGATGGCCTCCCAGCTCGCGCTGCTCTTCCTGCGCCGCCTGGAGGTCCCGGTCGTCCTCACGGACATCGACCAGGAGCGCGTCGACAAGGGTGTGGGCTATGTCCACGCCGAGATCGAGAAGCTGCTCGGCAAGGGCCGTATCAACCAGGACAAGGCCAACCGCCTCAAGGCCCTGGTCACCGGTGTGCTGGACAAGGCCGAGGGCTTCTCCGACGCCGACTTCATCATCGAGGCCGTCTTCGAGGAGATCGGCGTCAAGCAGACGGTGTTCGCGGAGGTCGAGGCGGTCGCCCCGGCGCACGCGATCCTCGCGACGAACACGTCCTCGCTGTCGGTGACCGAGATGGCGTCGAAGCTCAAGAACCCCGAGCGGGTCGTGGGCTTCCACTTCTTCAACCCGGTCGCGATCCTGCCGCTCCTGGAGATCGTGCGCGGCGAGCAGACCGACGACGCCTCGCTGGCGACCGCCTTCGCGGTGGCCAAGAAGCTGAAGAAGACCGCGGTGCTGGTGAAGGACGCCCCGGCGTTCGTCGTGAACCGCATCCTCACCCGCTTCATGGGCGAGATCCAGAACGTCATCGACGAGGGCACGCCGGTCGAGGTCGCGGAGAAGGCGGTCGAGCCGCTGGGTCTGCCGATGTCGCCGCTGGTGCTCCTTGAGCTGGTCGGCCCCGCGATCGGTCTGCATGTCTCGGAGACCCTCAACCGGGCCTTCCCGGACCGCTTCACCGTCTCCCCGAACCTCGCGGCCGTCGTCAAGGCCGGCAAGCGCGGCTTCTACGTCTACGACTCCGGCAAGCCGGAGCTGGACCCCGAGGTCGCCGCGCTCCTCAAGCAGGGCGATGTCGTCCTGACCGAGGAGCAGGTGCGGGACCGGGTCCTCGACGCCGTCGCCCAGGAGATCGGGCTCATGCTCGACGAGGGTGTCGTCGCCGAGGCGCAGGACATCGACCTCTGCCTGATCACGGGCGCGGGCTGGCCCTTCCACCTGGGCGGCATCACGCCGTACCTGGACCGCGAGGGTGTCTCCGAGCGCGTGAACGGCAAGAAGTTCCTGGCGCCGGGCGTGGCGAGCGTCCCGGCGTAA
- a CDS encoding NAD(P)-dependent oxidoreductase → MTDKLTVTVLGTGIMGAAMARNIAGAGHTVRAWNRTRAKAEPLTADGIRVTDSPAEAVEDTDVVLTMLYDGPAALGVMEEALPALRPGVVWAQSTTAGLEGLAELAAFAAAHGLVFYDAPVLGTRQPAEAGQLTVLAGGPEAHRYSIAPVFDAVGARTVWTGEAGSATRLKLVANSWVLAATAAAGEVLALSEALGVDPRDFFALIEGGPLDMGYLRAKAGLVLDGKLSPAQFAVETAAKDARLIVQAGEENGVRLDVAAASAARLERAAAQGHGDEDMAAAYYASFEAEEREERDGG, encoded by the coding sequence ATGACCGACAAGCTCACCGTCACCGTCCTGGGCACCGGCATCATGGGCGCCGCCATGGCCCGCAACATCGCCGGCGCCGGGCACACCGTCCGCGCCTGGAACCGTACCCGTGCCAAGGCCGAGCCCCTCACCGCCGACGGCATCCGGGTCACCGACTCCCCCGCCGAGGCGGTGGAGGACACCGACGTCGTCCTGACCATGCTGTACGACGGTCCCGCCGCCCTGGGGGTGATGGAGGAGGCGCTGCCGGCGCTGCGGCCGGGCGTGGTGTGGGCGCAGTCGACGACGGCCGGCCTGGAGGGGCTCGCCGAACTCGCCGCCTTCGCCGCGGCGCACGGCCTGGTCTTCTACGACGCCCCGGTACTCGGCACCCGGCAGCCCGCGGAGGCCGGTCAGCTCACCGTGCTGGCGGGCGGCCCCGAGGCCCACCGCTACTCCATTGCCCCCGTCTTCGACGCGGTGGGGGCGCGCACGGTGTGGACCGGGGAAGCGGGCAGCGCGACCCGGCTGAAGCTGGTCGCCAACAGCTGGGTGCTGGCCGCGACCGCGGCGGCCGGGGAGGTGCTGGCGCTGTCCGAGGCGCTCGGCGTGGACCCGCGGGACTTCTTCGCCCTGATCGAGGGTGGTCCGCTGGACATGGGCTATCTGCGCGCCAAGGCGGGGCTGGTGCTCGACGGCAAGCTGTCCCCCGCCCAGTTCGCTGTCGAGACCGCCGCGAAGGACGCCCGCCTGATCGTGCAGGCGGGCGAGGAGAACGGCGTACGTCTGGACGTGGCCGCGGCGAGCGCGGCGCGGCTGGAACGGGCCGCGGCGCAGGGGCATGGGGACGAGGACATGGCTGCGGCGTACTACGCGAGTTTCGAGGCGGAGGAGAGGGAGGAGAGGGACGGGGGCTGA
- a CDS encoding NTP pyrophosphohydrolase, with protein MNAVAPLLVIVDAANVVGSVPDGWWRDRRGAAERLRDRLAADGLPGHEGPVELVLVVEGAARGVESVPEVRVEAARGSGDDRMVELVAGAVGRDVLVITADRELRRRVTELGADVAGPRTVRG; from the coding sequence ATGAACGCCGTAGCCCCCCTTCTCGTAATAGTCGATGCCGCCAACGTCGTCGGGTCGGTGCCCGACGGCTGGTGGCGTGACCGGCGCGGGGCCGCGGAGCGGCTGCGGGACCGGTTGGCGGCGGACGGCTTGCCGGGGCACGAGGGTCCCGTGGAGCTCGTCCTCGTCGTGGAGGGCGCGGCCCGGGGCGTGGAGTCCGTGCCGGAGGTCAGGGTCGAGGCGGCGAGAGGGAGCGGGGACGATCGGATGGTGGAGCTGGTGGCCGGGGCGGTCGGGCGTGATGTCCTGGTCATCACGGCGGATCGGGAACTGCGCCGGCGGGTGACGGAGCTGGGCGCGGACGTCGCGGGGCCGCGGACGGTGCGTGGCTAG
- a CDS encoding alpha/beta fold hydrolase — MARAAHSRDGRELVFDTWGDPQGHPVFLLHGTPGSHQGPRPRSMVLYQLGIHLIAYDRPGYGGSTRKLGRTVVDAAEDVEDIADELGLDEFSVVGRSGGGPHALACAAKLPKRVQGAAVLVSLAPWDAEGLDWFEGMTDSNVREYRNARENQQVLQSTLVQNADAMRDNPMAVLNDLDDEMPEVDRQIVADAGIRRMLHKNFEAAIANTAYGWIDDALAFSRGWGFDPNEITVPTLLWHGEKDVFSPVEHFNWLARRIKDATVVLQPSAAHFAAVPVLPQVLGWLRDQTEADAAATTTA; from the coding sequence GTGGCGCGTGCCGCTCACAGCAGAGACGGGCGCGAGCTCGTTTTCGATACGTGGGGTGATCCTCAAGGGCATCCCGTCTTTCTGCTGCACGGAACTCCCGGCAGTCATCAGGGGCCACGCCCGCGGTCGATGGTGCTCTATCAGCTCGGCATCCATCTGATCGCCTATGACCGTCCCGGGTACGGCGGTTCGACCCGCAAACTGGGCCGCACGGTGGTCGACGCCGCCGAGGACGTCGAGGACATCGCCGACGAACTCGGACTCGACGAGTTCTCCGTCGTCGGCCGGTCCGGCGGCGGTCCGCACGCGCTCGCCTGCGCCGCGAAGCTGCCGAAGCGGGTGCAGGGCGCGGCCGTGCTGGTGAGTCTCGCCCCGTGGGACGCGGAAGGGCTGGACTGGTTCGAGGGGATGACGGACTCCAACGTCCGCGAGTACCGCAACGCCCGCGAGAACCAGCAGGTGTTGCAGAGCACCCTCGTGCAGAACGCGGACGCCATGCGGGACAACCCGATGGCCGTACTGAACGACCTCGACGACGAGATGCCCGAGGTGGACCGGCAGATCGTGGCCGACGCCGGCATCCGCCGGATGCTGCACAAGAACTTCGAGGCCGCGATCGCGAATACCGCGTACGGCTGGATCGACGACGCCCTCGCCTTCAGCAGGGGCTGGGGCTTCGATCCGAACGAGATCACCGTGCCCACCCTGCTCTGGCACGGCGAGAAGGACGTGTTCTCCCCCGTCGAGCACTTCAACTGGCTCGCTCGCAGGATCAAGGACGCCACCGTGGTGCTCCAGCCCTCGGCGGCGCACTTCGCGGCCGTCCCGGTGCTGCCCCAGGTGCTCGGCTGGCTGCGGGACCAGACGGAGGCCGACGCCGCCGCGACCACGACGGCGTGA
- the fxsT gene encoding FxSxx-COOH system tetratricopeptide repeat protein gives MTGVHPRPDGGKIVTFYSYKGGSGRTMALANTAWIMASQGRRVLVVDWDLEAPGLDRFLHPFLEPSALRDLPGVLELINDYVLKVDHLHDTKIKTDWIVEQADIGRAVNPLQWNFRGDGRLDYISAGRQDRNYSSIFSQFNWNRFYDEQYGGQFLDALCDQFRQGYDYVLVDSRTGLSDISDICTLHFPDVLVNCFTHNDQSIEGAAAVARRVQDTRGQRRIRILPVPMRVVDSEADRLEAARAKVRLSFDQLLVRTRNIDPRSYWGSVEVPFKSPYAYEEMLATFRDEPETPASLLAACERLTSFITEGEVRSLVPMTDEERQNYLKAVVRRRPPDPTHVFLSYVHQDRMWAEWIGRVLGEAGFTVADARSEDGSAAGVPLRDDTDSKVRGAARTVAVLSADYQKSPEARAVWEAVAAADPMGSRRTLVPVRVSDARLAHPFSDRMPVHLSGMNESQAKSALLRALDAQPVQGEHPADAGTGGPRFPGAEPPVWSVPGRNAAFTGRSELLEDLRERLTDTGTATLLHGMGGVGKTQLATEYAHRYRGNYDVVWWIEAEFGDLALRQYSELAPHLGVEERDSITATAEGVRDALRRGTQYDRWLLVFDNATTPESIERLLVNSPTGHVLITTRNEGWSQVGERVEVDVFDRNESVEHLLRRVSAISTEDADRVADALGDLPLAVDHAAAWLNETGQDASDYLELLETQLATLEPVSDAPAYPPQVGATWNISIQQLNSPVARRLLELCAHFGADPISFDLVHGKEMGEALREVHPNSGGTALVSRAIQQLHRYSLAKVDRKTKSLQVHRLVQAAVRSSMSTDEQEAALRAVRNVLSGARPSEGDVERPENWERYNTIWPHLKTPWTRYSLDDRIRKLMTEWLRYLRARGEYAEAMSLAEELLVIWQKEAGPNDRWTLHLRFEMANVLRFQGWYSRALEIDQDVYERQREALGDDDDHALMTAGGLTADLRAVGQVGRALEIDRETYERSVDLLGEDHARTLFAANNLAVSMRMAGDCYEAQSVDKENCEQRALTLGPSHPYTLFSQINLGRDQRSCGEYEASEATLRGVYETAVELGPEQPPALEAAKALAITLRRLDRLDEAMDISRQVLDICRRRLGEDSPETLVVRLGHAGHLAAAERHEEACEETADLLERFRTALGESHPNTLACAVNHGINLLSTDRFAEAREVCEQARSALRTTLGPEHPFSMNCQMNLANAEAALGEATQAERNYRQAYRELCDRLGSDHPTALTCRGNLSVLLKEIGRTAEAEQLARDSLDVLGAKLGAKHSKVVRLRNGRRVGLELDPHPI, from the coding sequence GTGACCGGCGTGCACCCCCGCCCCGACGGCGGCAAGATCGTCACGTTCTACAGCTACAAGGGCGGCAGCGGGCGCACCATGGCGCTGGCCAACACCGCCTGGATCATGGCCTCCCAGGGCCGTCGGGTCCTGGTGGTCGACTGGGACCTGGAAGCACCCGGCCTCGACCGCTTCCTCCACCCGTTCCTGGAGCCCAGCGCCCTACGGGACCTCCCCGGAGTGCTGGAACTCATCAACGACTACGTGCTCAAGGTCGACCACCTGCACGACACCAAGATCAAGACCGACTGGATCGTCGAACAGGCCGACATCGGCCGGGCGGTGAACCCGTTGCAGTGGAACTTCCGCGGCGACGGCCGGCTGGACTACATCTCCGCGGGCCGCCAGGACCGCAACTACTCCTCGATCTTCTCCCAGTTCAACTGGAACCGCTTCTACGACGAGCAGTACGGCGGCCAGTTCCTGGACGCCCTGTGCGACCAGTTCCGGCAGGGCTACGACTACGTCCTCGTCGACAGCCGCACCGGCCTCAGCGACATCTCCGACATCTGCACCCTGCACTTCCCCGATGTGCTGGTGAACTGCTTCACCCACAACGACCAGAGCATCGAGGGCGCGGCGGCCGTCGCCCGCCGGGTGCAGGACACCAGGGGCCAGCGGCGCATCCGCATCCTGCCGGTGCCCATGCGGGTCGTGGACTCCGAGGCGGACCGGCTGGAGGCGGCGCGCGCCAAGGTCCGGCTCTCCTTCGACCAGTTGCTGGTCCGCACCCGCAACATCGATCCGCGCAGCTACTGGGGCAGCGTGGAAGTGCCGTTCAAGTCCCCCTACGCGTACGAGGAGATGCTGGCGACCTTCCGCGACGAGCCGGAGACCCCCGCCTCGCTGCTCGCCGCCTGTGAACGGCTGACGTCGTTCATCACCGAGGGTGAGGTGAGGTCCCTCGTCCCGATGACCGACGAGGAACGCCAGAACTACCTCAAGGCCGTCGTCCGTCGCAGGCCACCGGACCCCACCCATGTGTTCCTCAGCTATGTCCACCAGGACCGGATGTGGGCCGAGTGGATCGGACGGGTCCTCGGCGAGGCCGGCTTCACCGTGGCCGACGCCCGCTCCGAGGACGGCTCCGCGGCCGGCGTCCCGCTGCGTGACGACACCGACAGCAAGGTGCGCGGCGCCGCCCGCACCGTGGCCGTGCTCTCCGCCGACTACCAGAAGTCCCCGGAGGCCAGGGCGGTCTGGGAGGCCGTGGCCGCCGCCGACCCGATGGGCTCGCGCCGCACCCTCGTTCCGGTACGGGTCAGTGACGCACGGCTGGCCCACCCCTTCTCGGACCGGATGCCCGTCCATCTGAGCGGCATGAACGAGAGCCAGGCCAAGAGCGCCCTCCTGCGGGCCCTGGACGCCCAGCCGGTCCAGGGCGAACATCCCGCGGACGCCGGGACCGGCGGGCCCCGCTTCCCCGGCGCGGAGCCTCCCGTGTGGTCCGTGCCCGGACGCAACGCGGCCTTCACCGGACGCTCCGAACTGCTGGAGGACCTGCGGGAGCGGCTCACGGACACCGGCACCGCCACGCTGCTGCACGGCATGGGCGGCGTCGGCAAGACCCAGCTGGCGACCGAGTACGCGCACCGGTACCGGGGCAACTACGACGTCGTCTGGTGGATCGAGGCGGAGTTCGGCGACCTCGCCCTGCGCCAGTACTCCGAACTCGCCCCGCACCTGGGCGTGGAGGAGCGGGACAGCATCACCGCCACGGCCGAAGGGGTCCGGGACGCGCTGCGCCGCGGCACCCAGTACGACCGGTGGCTGCTGGTCTTCGACAACGCCACCACCCCGGAGTCCATCGAGCGGCTGCTGGTCAACAGCCCCACCGGCCACGTCCTGATCACCACCCGCAACGAGGGCTGGTCCCAGGTCGGAGAGCGGGTCGAGGTCGACGTGTTCGACCGTAACGAGAGCGTCGAACACCTGCTGCGCCGGGTCTCCGCCATCAGCACGGAGGACGCCGACCGGGTCGCGGACGCCCTCGGCGACCTGCCGCTCGCCGTCGACCACGCCGCCGCCTGGCTCAACGAGACGGGCCAGGACGCCTCCGACTACCTGGAGCTGCTGGAAACGCAGCTGGCGACGCTGGAGCCCGTCTCCGACGCCCCGGCGTACCCGCCCCAGGTCGGCGCGACCTGGAACATCTCCATCCAGCAACTCAACTCACCGGTCGCCCGGCGGCTGTTGGAGCTGTGCGCCCACTTCGGGGCCGACCCGATCTCCTTCGACCTGGTGCACGGCAAGGAGATGGGCGAGGCCCTGCGCGAGGTCCACCCGAACAGCGGTGGCACGGCCCTGGTCTCCCGGGCCATCCAGCAGCTGCACCGCTACTCCCTGGCCAAGGTCGACCGCAAGACCAAGAGCCTCCAGGTGCACCGACTCGTGCAGGCCGCGGTGCGTTCGTCGATGTCCACCGACGAGCAGGAGGCGGCCCTGCGCGCCGTCCGCAATGTGCTCTCCGGCGCCCGCCCCTCCGAGGGCGACGTGGAACGGCCGGAGAACTGGGAGCGGTACAACACCATCTGGCCCCACCTGAAGACCCCGTGGACCAGATACTCGCTGGACGACCGGATCCGCAAGCTGATGACGGAGTGGCTGCGGTATCTGCGGGCCCGCGGCGAGTACGCGGAGGCCATGTCGCTCGCCGAGGAGCTGCTGGTCATCTGGCAGAAGGAGGCGGGACCCAACGACCGCTGGACCCTGCATCTGCGCTTCGAGATGGCCAACGTGCTGCGTTTCCAGGGCTGGTACAGCAGAGCGCTGGAGATCGACCAGGACGTGTACGAGCGGCAGCGCGAGGCCCTGGGGGACGACGACGACCACGCGCTGATGACGGCGGGTGGCCTGACCGCGGACCTGCGGGCCGTCGGACAGGTCGGCAGAGCCCTGGAGATCGACCGGGAGACCTACGAACGGTCCGTCGACCTCCTCGGCGAGGACCACGCCCGGACCCTGTTCGCGGCGAACAACCTGGCCGTGTCGATGAGGATGGCCGGCGACTGTTACGAGGCTCAGAGCGTCGACAAGGAGAACTGCGAGCAGCGCGCGCTGACCCTGGGACCAAGTCACCCCTACACCCTGTTCTCCCAGATCAACCTCGGCCGCGACCAGCGCTCGTGCGGTGAGTACGAGGCCTCGGAGGCGACGCTGCGCGGTGTCTACGAGACGGCCGTGGAGCTCGGCCCGGAGCAGCCGCCCGCGCTGGAGGCGGCCAAGGCCCTCGCCATCACTCTGCGTCGGCTCGACCGGCTGGACGAGGCCATGGACATCAGCCGGCAGGTGCTGGACATCTGCCGTCGGCGGCTGGGCGAGGACTCGCCGGAGACGCTGGTGGTGCGGCTCGGCCACGCCGGTCATCTCGCGGCCGCCGAGCGCCACGAGGAGGCTTGCGAGGAGACCGCCGACCTGCTGGAGCGGTTCCGCACCGCGCTCGGGGAGAGCCATCCGAACACGCTGGCGTGCGCGGTCAACCACGGCATCAACCTCCTGTCGACGGACAGGTTCGCCGAGGCCCGCGAGGTGTGCGAGCAGGCCCGGTCCGCGCTGCGGACCACCCTCGGCCCGGAACACCCGTTCAGCATGAACTGCCAGATGAACCTGGCGAACGCGGAGGCGGCCCTCGGTGAGGCGACGCAGGCAGAGCGCAACTACCGCCAGGCGTACCGGGAGTTGTGCGACCGGCTCGGCTCCGACCATCCGACCGCCCTCACCTGCCGGGGCAATCTCTCGGTCCTGCTGAAGGAGATCGGCCGCACGGCCGAGGCCGAGCAGCTGGCCCGGGACTCCCTGGACGTGCTAGGCGCCAAGCTCGGCGCGAAGCACTCGAAGGTGGTCAGGCTCCGCAACGGCCGGCGGGTGGGACTGGAGCTCGACCCGCACCCGATCTGA